One genomic segment of Arachis duranensis cultivar V14167 chromosome 4, aradu.V14167.gnm2.J7QH, whole genome shotgun sequence includes these proteins:
- the LOC127746634 gene encoding secreted RxLR effector protein 161-like — MDTPMSITCYLDKDEQGKSIDVKKYRGMIGSLLYLTASRPDIMFSVCMCVRYQANPKESHLSVVKRIMKYLIGTLSVGLWYPKGSTCDLIGYSDSDFAGCKLDRKSTSGTCHLLGNSLVSWHSKKQVSVALSTTEAEYVAAGSCCAQILWMKQQLVDYGLMLDHIPIKCDNTSAINLTKNPVQHSRTKHIEIRHHFIRDHVEKGDVVIEFVETSKQLADIFTKHLCKESFFNIRNELGILDSNLI, encoded by the coding sequence ATGGACACACCAATGAGCATTACTTGCTACCTTGACAAAGATGAACAAGGTAAAAGCATAGATGTAAAGAAGTATAGAGGCATGATAGGATCATTACTTTATCTAACGGCAAGTAGGCCAGATATCATGTTTAGTGTATGCATGTGTGTGAGATACCAAGCTAATCCTAAGGAATCTCACTTAAGTGTGGTGAAAAGGATTATGAAGTATCTCATAGGAACATTGAGTGTTGGATTGTGGTATCCGAAAGGATCCACTTGTGATTTGATTGGTTATTCCGATTCCGATTTTGCTGGTTGCAAATTGGATAGGAAAAGCACTAGCGGCACTTGTCACTTGTTAGGAAACTCTCTTGTTTCATGGCATAGTAAGAAACAAGTAAGTGTAGCCTTGTCTACCACCGAAGCCGAGTATGTAGCCGCCGGTAGTTGTTGCGCCCAAATTTTATGGATGAAACAACAACTTGTAGACTATGGACTCATGCTTGATCACATTCCTATCAAATGTGATAATACTAGTGCAATAAATTTAACCAAGAATCCGGTTCAACATTCAAGAACCAAGCATATTGAGATTAGACATCACTTCATAAGAGACCATGTTGAAAAGGGTGATGTGGTTATTGAATTTGTCGAAACTAGTAAACAACTAGCGGACATCTTCACTAAACATTTATGTAAAGAAAGTTTTTTTAACATCCGAAATGAACTTGGTATCTTGGATTCTAATCTAATATGA